Part of the Mytilus galloprovincialis chromosome 14, xbMytGall1.hap1.1, whole genome shotgun sequence genome is shown below.
AAGTTATCATCAACCATGCAACAACCAGTTATGGCAAACCACGGTTAACTTTGGTAGGGAAATTCGAAATTGTTGTCAAATGCATGTAGTCATGAAGCACGAAAATACACCTGGGGATAACAATATTCCCATCACGACATATTTCAAACCAGAAGTGTTGACAAGTATGAACATATAATTTATCTTTCGAAAGTTCAACAAAGACATAGTTAATAAATGCGAATTATATACTTAGCAAGTTTTGAAGGTCTCTGTTGTCTTAACTTTTTTACTCTTGCGCTTGGCATATATAACTATGTTTTCAGTGAAGACAGTATCGTTACACTTCATGTCTCTTTCACATTTTTTTGTCGGCTTAATCAGTGTCGCACTGTGTACAAGTATATCTCATACATGCAGAATATCTAATAAAAATAGATTTGGTACTGCCAATGGCAAAAATATCTGCAAAGACCAAATACCGAAGAAATAGACAACTGTAGGTTACTTTAAACCTTTAACAAggagcaaaactcataccgtatAGACAACTATTATAAAAGACACAgaaatgtcaaatgtaaaacaaatcaaacgagaacaTTAGCGTTAATTTATTTACAAGATAATGAACGAATTTAAAATAAGATACGATATATAGAATCGTATCTTCCTTTTAATCAAACTTAATAAGTACATAAATAAATTTTGCAAATAATGCCGACAAGTGAGAGACACATTACACTTTTAAAAACGAACATCGAAAGTCAATTTGCAACGAGAAATTCCTTGTGTTCAATATCAACCTTGTTACaacagaatacaaatacaaaaGTGGAGTTGTAATGCCTTATAactcaaacttatttaaatctatttCAGATTTAACTTTTACCCGTcttgcaaataaaataaaatggtccTGTCAACAAGTACTTTTGATCGTAAGCCAAGGCtatcttttgatttattttgccttctggttttctttttaattattttttattcgttggttgtttgatatttgttgttttaaaatatataaattgtttacCTACATTTTCAcgaaatattattcatttatattttgattcTTTTCAGGATTAACTTACATGTTCCCTATCGTACACCTAGTGGCAGCTGTTTCAATACGAGGCCGGGTACGACAAGAGAAGGGCATTGTGGGTGGCACGTGCGGAGACTTTTTTACCGTCTTGTTTTGTCCATTCTGTGCACTCGTTCAAGAGGCGATAGAAGTTAGAGGAGATCGATTGTTAAGTATGGCGAGGGAATAGACTTAAAACAAAGTTATAGATATGTTTTGAGGTTCATAGCCATGTGGACTAGTGGACCATTCCGTAGTACGAACCAACATTTTTCTTCCAAGGCAGccttgtttattttatatgtgtCTTAAGTACAGGATAACTGTACATGTAAAATCTTCTATAGTGTATTTCAGCgaagaaaaacatataaaatacataCTCGGAGTGTCAACGGAAGTTTGATAAATAATTTGgttcacacatatatatatatacatgtatatacttgtaaaatgtgtttataatatactgtttttttttatatacaaagtaAATGTATGTTTCCTTACTATTTAAGCCATGAAGATGTAGTTAGAAATCAAAGCCTTTTTAAGTTACATGGTTTAGGTGGGTTGGTACCGTTGCTGATGGATAGTACGTTCGTTCCAAAATAGTACAATTCATCAAGTTGCAACTCGGTATTGATGAAACGCTTTGGTCATACAACCTCAACTTATAAATTAACTTAACATTAAGGTCACAACCTTATCAGGTATAGGTTACGTTTTGGTCCTTTTGTTTTTGCTGCCCCAAAATTGAATTAATGTTCTATTTCTGGTTTCACATTATTTGGTCCTCAATTTAATTCAGACACATTAATCGTACACACTTAATCAGTAACATAAAGTAAGAAGACGGTAAATAACTCAATAAAGACTCCttgataaatgacaaaaaaaaaaaactgcttgaTAATTACTAGCTGAAGACAGCTTGGTAAATAAACCGATGAAGACTCTTTTGATAACTGACTTGATAAAGTCTCCGTGAAAAATGACCCAATAAAGAGTCCGTGATAAATGACCTTGCTTACTCGACGAAGACTCCGTTATAAATGACCAACTGGAGAACCCTAGATAAATGACCAGATAAAGAGTTACCAAAGTATATATCAGTCAATCAATTGGGCTATATTTGCGTTGTCGAGTTGATGTCTCATCGTTCACCAAAAAATACCCTTTTCATAAATGCAACTTTTGGTGCTGCGTACTCTGAATAATGAAAGTACATGTACTTTGCATTTAAAGCATGTAGTGATGTTCTATTTCTTGGTAGTTTTGTTCTATTTCTTGGCGCAAGGATAACTCATTTAAAACTTATAAAGCCAaagataaaatacatattttatttacttttattgcaATAATTATTACATTTATATGGGTCAAggcaaataaaagataaaattatgaatgaatacaactaaacatataaaagtaaacagtaatgattaaaaaaaatgaatttagatCAATATCATTAAAGACATGCGCATGCCCGATGTGAGAACAACATTTTCGGATAGCTCCACAACTTTTTCGAAAATATTAGTGTTTGGCATAATTATCATCCACGATCATTGGACTAGAGAAGCTTGATTGAGATTATATATCTAGAATAACACTATCCTACTGTGTGATAGGTGTTCCGAGGTTTGGTAACACAAAATTCATATCTCCCACATACAGTTCAAATTTTGCCGCCATTTTGAATccaatgtaaacaaacatgaacCTGATCAACATTCGAGTAGTATTGCTGTCGGGTATGCTGATAGCAATTCTCTACAATAAACAATTACAAACCACAACTATTGGCACAATAAAAGATGCGAAAATGGAGGAGTTGCACCACTTAGAAACACAGATGGCCTCACATATTCGGATAACAAAATGAAGGCAAATATACTCAACAATCAGTTCTCTTCAGTATTTAACAGCAATGAAGACAAGACAAccataaagaaaatgaaaacgaACCCGTACCCACACATGGAAAACATCACTATTGGGGAAAACGGAATACACAAACTACTATCAAATCTCAACATACATAAAGCATCAGGGCCAGATGAAATTTCTACAAGATTATTGAAATCAATAGCTACTGAAATATCGCCAATACTTACCACCTTTTTCCAAGCCTCAGTAGACCAAGGCAAATTACCATCTGACTGGAAAAATGCAAATGTAGTACCAATATTCAAGAAAGGGGACCGTAGCCAAGCATCAAACTACCGACCTGTCTCGCTAACTGCTATACTATGTAAACTATTGGAGCATATCATCTGTACCAATATCATCAAACACCTTGAAAACCACTCCATCCTGACCGATGCTCAACATGGTTTTAGAAAAGAACGGTCGTGTGAATCCCAACTCATCCTCACGATTCAAGACCTAGCAAAGAACATCGACAATAaagtatggcaagccgttctcgtcaaaactatgtttaaaccatttttcgaaaaatttacacactgagaattacaacaaagcacactgagatttaaaagcttcaaaacgcacactgagatttaaaagcttcaaaacgcacactgagaattgaaaattacacactgagaattgaaaattacacactgagaattaaaaattacacactgagatttcataaagacgcactgagattacaaaaatgaaaaacgcacactgagaattgaaaattacacactgagatttcaaaaagacacactgagaataaataaactgaaaacacacactgagaatttgtaattacacactgagaatttaaaaaattacacactgagaatttaaaattacacactgagatttgtgcgcactttttatgcgcactatctaattagcatacttaatctgaatctattacaagcttaaaacaacaaggggacagaactcgttagtccttcgatttggttccaaataataataaaaaaaaaactttagaaaaacaagaacaagaaaaatacccactaaattactcttattacaaaatataaccaaatggtgaaacactttattaaaattataagaaaacattggaacaatctgcaaacgAATGCAGTGAAATGTTTACTCAAGTGTCTCatgtgtctattatagcatacaaacgtaacaaaaatataaaagattaactagcgaaatcagggaaacagttggaagacttttgaaaagggacacatgtttaattactggtagtaatgatctgaattataggcaacagacttatgaatatgagcgatgttaagtcttgaaatttattacgaatgttggttgaaggaatcgcatttcattataatgacaagagttcttgagatcaagatattaatttgttgaattattcatctcatgaatattcatttgtaatttgcatattaatctcggtgtgtatttttgaaatctcagtgtgtaattaacaattctcagtgtgtgtttttcaatttatttcatctcagtgtgtctttttaaaatctcagtgtgtaattttgaattctcagtgtgtgtgttttatttttttaaatctcagtgtgtaatttcgatttctcagtgtgttattttaggtttttaaatctcagtgtgtatttttttcgaaaaaagggtttaaacatagttttgacgagaacggcttacCATAATAAAGAGCAAGTAGATCTAATTCTCTTAGACTTTTCAAAGGCCTTTGACAAAGTCCCACATGAACGACTACTGTACAAAATCGACCATTACGGTATTAGAGGAACAACATTAAAATGGCTGAGAAACTTTCTGGAGGACAGACAGCAATGTGTACTCCTGGAAGGAGAATCATCAGAAACCTCACAAGTGCAGTCTGGAGTCCCACGAGGTAGTGTGCTTGGCCCGCTTATGTTTCTTCTCTTTATAAATGACCTCCCAGAGTATGTGTCATCTTCAAATGTTAGACTTTTCGCAGACGACTGCGTTCTCTACCGACAGATAAGAAGCGAAACGGATGTGAACACCCTCCAAAACGACCTGGATGGACTCCAACAATGGGAGGCAGACTGGCAGATGGAATTCCACCCCCAAAAATGCCAACTCCTCAGAGTAACAACAAAGCGGAAAATAGACACGGCAAATTATAACATCCACGGCCACATCCTAGAAGAGGTTGACTCTGCTAAATATCTTGGCGTCTCTATACACAAAACATTGAGTTGGAACAAACACATTGACAACATCGCAAAGAAAGCTAACTCCACCCGAGCTTTTCTTCAAAGGAACATCAAAAGCTGTCCTAGTAAAACAAAAGCATTATGTTATCAAACGCTTGTAAGACCACTCATGGAATACTCTAGCACCATCTGGGATCCATCTACTAAAGACAACATAAACAAATTAGAAGCTATACAACGCCGATGCGCACGATTTGTTCTTAATGACTACAGAAGAACTAGTAGCGTAACATCAATGCTACAGGCACTAAACTGGAAGACACTACAGGAAAGAAGAGCTCAATGTAAGGTCATCATGTTCTACAGAGTAGTACACGAACTGATTGCAGTACCAACAACAAATTTACAGCCAGTAATATCAACAGTAAGAGGACACAATGAACGATTCCTCGTTCCTTATGCCAGGACTCAAGTATATCGTCATTCGTTTTTCCCAGATACCATCAGAATCTGGAATGGACTACCACAACACATAGTAAGCTGCACATCTCTTGAATCATTCAAAAGGGGTGTGCAAGTGGTCCAGCTTCGATAGATGTACAACCTTGTTTTTATCGTTATTTTAAAGAATCACCGTTTTCACTGTAGATAATCCGCACTTACCGCACATTTGTTGTTCTCACATCGAACATGTACATAAAACAGTACGATAATACTCCCCTGGGAGGCCTGTACTATAAAGGAAGAAGAATATAGATCCAACTTCCGCAATTCTACAATGTAACGACGGTTTAAGAACACTAGGcttatataaactagaggctcttaagggcatacgatacagttttgatcccgtatttacagtttgatgaaaatttccatataggctatatTTTgcttgattaaatcaaatatgtaataaaacatataccttcgtgtgctactttttgagttaaatgaggtcgaaattttgtatatttcctcaaaattcggatttgtggccgtattttactttcgaaagaaagacataacttttttgttttaaaagataaacacaaattgttttttgttaaataatttgtaatttctgtattttataagtatcctaaaagtTTATGCTTTTTTCATtaagaaataactcatatttatcaaatggtcatgaattgagaaaaaaaacgtcattttttgctgtatatttatcaaaataaaaaaaaattgactatttacagttttataaaatttggtccacataatctccctgcaaaatgaaacaaaatgtcgttttaaaaaataggggtccatgcactcgttttcaaattaaatcagtttgaatgataaaaatcagttgaaaaatgcatcttttcccgatatgtcacagtttgacgtcgcgaaaataacattttacgttagcaacgtcattaccttccctgtaactgtatcgtatgcccttaagtcgctcactttggtctatgtgcatattaaacaaaggacacagatggattcatgacaaaattgtgttttggtgatggtgatgtgtttgtagatcatactttactgaacattcttgctacttacaattttctctatctgtaatgaacttggctctatagttacagaggaaaatattttgtaaaaacttaccaaaatttaccaaattaatgaaatttgttaaaaatttactataaagggcaatgactccttaaggggtcaactgaccattttggtcatgttgacttatgtgtagatcttattttgctgaacattactgctgtttacagtttatctctatctataatagtattcaagataataaccaaaaacagcaaaatttccttgaaaATTACCacttggagggcagcaacccagcaaccagttgtccaattcatctgtcagggcagatagatattgacttgataaacaatttaaccccttgtaagatttgctctaaatgctttggtttcagagttataagccaaaatctaaattttacccctattttctatttttagccatggcggccatcttggttggttttgcgggtcaccggacacattttttaaactagataccccaatgatgattgtggccaagcgtggttaaattttgcccagttgtttcagaggagaagatttttgtaaaagttaacgacgacggacgacggacgccaagtgatgaaaaaagctcacttggccctttgggccaggtgagctaaaaactaatGAGGCCTTTCACAAGATTAAGGGTTCATTGATAAAGAACATACTTTGGCACACCCGAGTAAATTTGACAAGGAGTTATTTCAGAGTTTGCcaagttgtttcattgacatacAAGACTAGGGGTAATAAACAGGTTTGTGCCACCCTTACTAAGGGACGGGAAATAACTAGTATTGGATTTTGGAAATTGATAAAGAACTTTATTGAAGGGTTGTATAAAAAGACCCTAATTGGTGTAGCCCGTCGTTAGGCTGAATAAACTAGGAATGATGAATATCTTGCTAAGGCCCGAACGTAACTTAGGCTTTCACTCGATAATCATTTCTAAAGCTATAAATTGAAAGTTCAaggcttttttttaaaaaaaagagatgGATTAAAAACCTAGGTTTGATTTGTTCATATTTTCTCTGCCTTAATCATTACAAAGAACACATAGTAAACAGTGATATATATaaggtatatatatattcctGACCGTAAGTGGCAACAAATGCCATAGATATATACCGGTATGTGGATatattcttaatttaaaaatggtTTTGGAAGAGCACATCTCAAGGTTTTTTATTTTGCTATCCAATATTTTAGTTTTTCTCTGAAAACTTAACTTACTGTACAAAGATAAGCAAAAAGGTGCCGTATCGCCAGCTGATGATGCTATTCCAGCAGGTGAGTGATCTAGACCTTACTGGAAATGATCATTATTTTACTGGGACAGAATGTAGCGTACAAGAACATAAATATATACTATAGACAAGAAAGAGGATCTTAATAacctttaaaaatcaaatatgtctAATTTGATAATAGACGGACAGACAAAATCCTagcaacaacaaaataaaaaaaaaacacccaaaaaacacTACTGCATTGTAGTAGTTCTCAAAATAGGACACTCAAAATATGAATGGGAAATTACTACAATCTACATTTGCTGCCCTTAAAACACAGTTTAAAGATTATTGCAATAATACAAATATGCTTGCATAAAAAATTATCAGCCGAAATCGACTCAAATCTGAAacatttcatgtaaaaaaaatggcgaagaaataaatgaataaacaacGGCAAAACATTACACTACGTCCAAATCATTTTGGAATAAGAGGTCTTTTTGAACTTGCAGCACGTCAAACTCATTAAGTGTTCCCgataaacaaaaatctatataTGTGACAGTCTGATGCACcataatactttttaaatgaGACAGTATTACCTAGTACGAGTATAAACTAGTATACCTTTATACTAGTATACACATTTGAAGTATTTTGATTGCTAGACACTTTTTCCACTGACATTGTCTAAATCGTAATGAAGTTGTCCTCGATTTATATCGTCCATCATGTTAAACTGGTACTCTGTTGTAATATCTTCGTTGATGCTTGGATCTGGAGGCAGAAAGAAATCGGTACCAGGATATACATAGTTGTCTCCCGATATAATAAACGCGCCTGCTTCATTTTCTATATCCTTACTTCCGTTTTTAGATTCACTTTGTTTTCGACACAGTTCATTTTCTTGTCTGGTTGGATTCAAATTCGGTTTAATCTGTTGTCCATTTTTGTCATTAGCATAGCTGATATGTCTTGTGTGTTTTGAAGTATCCCCTAACCTGCCTAACGCAGCCGTGCGTCTGGGAATAGCATCACCAGCATGCACGCATGACTGACCGCGGTAAAAGTGTAGTTCTGCTTCCTCGGATGTCTCTATACGATCTCCTGCTTCGCCCTCGGCTATAGTTATTGTAGTGAACAGTGAAAGGCCGTCGCCATCGTCTACAGGTTTAAAACTACATATATCAGGGTCAATGACGAATTGACCATACTGGACACCAACTGGCTGTTCTTGTACTATCGCGTTGATCACATTAGTCTGTGTAGAATCTCTCCATTCTTTTTCATCCACAGAATTCATTTCACAATGACTTTTATACCCAGAGTCCATCCGGGATCCATACATCTTCGATTGTTGAAACCTGCTTATTTTGATAACATTATCAACTGCATTCATAAGATCCCGACCTTCTCTAGTTTCTGATAGATGTTTACTAAAGggtaatgttttcatttgatcTTCGTATGGTTTATGCTTGTGTATATGCGAAAGGAAGCCTGTAAAATTATCCAATAACTGAAACGAACTACCAAGACCGTTTGGCATACTTAGGTCAGATGAGTAAtcgaattttacaaaaatgattttttgatgatttaaaaCCTGATTGAGAACTTTTGATAGATATGGTATAAAAATATCTGTAGTATCTATTGGTCTATTATTTGTGAAAGCGTCATATTGACTACAGGCAGACGCAGACAAGACTATCACGTGGAAGTCAACATCGTCTGCTGTTGTAGTAATCCACTGGAGTTTGTCGTCCGTTTTATTCCATGGGAAATAATTGACCTTGCAGTGATCTTGACTCTGTAAATATGTTGCAAGAGATTCGACAACCTTCGTATGGAATTCGTTGTCGTCTGCTGCAATGACGGCGACTTTCTTTTTAACCATCCATCTTTCATTGTTCAATACATCacctttaaaattacaaaatggaAAAGATATAACACactgttacatgtatatgtatgacATTATGccaatattgttaaaatatacatCGTAATGCAACTATTAATAATTTGTGGTTAAAATTCATGATGTTTGTATAACAAGTTTTATAGATTAAAAGTAAAACGAATACTTGTAACACTAGATTCCACttattatacttcatgtcaaaatgccagattttgattggctaaaaCGAGGACGAGACTCTTCAACTTTGCAATCACGTCTTATCCTTCTAGGAAAAGCTTGATTAACTGTGCTCTTTATTAAATGCGGATGATTGATATGTACAAGACGCTACagtttataattaattattttaaaattttaaaataaatagtatttaataacagaacattcagtataataaattagaTAACAATCACATATCTGAGAAGATGATATAGCAGATTACCACCCCTGGAAAAGATGTTGAAACTCTGCTTCGCCTCAGTTTTTCATTCTAACggataaaagaaatatataactaacacatagctgagagggtgatcgagcagattggtacccctcgaaaaagcattgtcaaccttgacaatattttctcggggtaacaatctgcccgaccaccctctcagctatgtgttatttcaatctaattaaaaaccgatctctcatgctcccgttttctgatatgtcgcgtgggaggacatatcagaaaacgggagcatgagagatcggtttttaattagattggtgttatttatataatgttgcaCGGCAACATTAttcttatttatttaaatgactTAAAGTTTGttaataattgtttttgtaaTTAATATATTATAATAGAATCTTTCCATCCATTGTTTGCGCTGCCTTATTCCATTCTTTGGCTTTTGAACAAGATATACTTTTGCCCTTTTAGCACaggattttatataaaaaaaagttgccTTTTGTTATTGTGAGTATATTTATTGAAATCTGATTTACGCTTCGGATATTCTATTTATTGGTGTCTATCAAATATTATGGCGCTTCGAAACATTAATTACCTACCCTTTTGTTTTACTGATGTGTGAGGCACTTTTTCAGCAACAGTTGGAGACTCATAACCGTTTCCGTCATTGGGTGATGGAcgtttataaaaatatttgcaCACGTCCATCAGTTTACTTTCATTTGATCCTGGAAAATATTAATACGCTGCATCATGTGTGGTGCcagtttttttcctcaaaatttgattcaaaattgaaatttaaggaagtacatacttttttttagttaggcagcaaccatttgattttctggggggggggggggctatggttttttttggaaaaaaaagtttgtttccagtttttggagaaaaaaataatttgtttttgattctgagaaaaaaaaattgtttgtttcaccctcagctgccactatatgtaatgctaaaattgaaagaaaaaaattgttttcgacttgtcgcgaaaaaaatagattgtttttcgccgcaggcgaaaaaaaaaatttgtccagaaaaaaaaaaccatagccccccccagaaaatcaaatggttgctgccttacataGAATATGTTaatataaaggatactacagatacagttaagtcggcctcatatcttgacttacatctagaaattgacaatgagggtcggttgaaaacaaaactttacgacaaaagagatgatttcagctttccaattgtgaactttccatttataagtagcaacattccagcagcacctgcatacggggtatatatctcccaattgatacgatattcccgtgcttgcatttcctatcatgattttct
Proteins encoded:
- the LOC143059653 gene encoding uncharacterized protein LOC143059653, with the protein product MFTLNFIYLHGFMICVFNSFSPVKTLDCIPLQLKETTPVSCTAVLYRGDACNETELESKYTDLYGKDIYPGCPDDLQLKPIMEIHPRYPDTGYRPGFVVTIKPPRTADFLAVKGFQLDYQDSIGNKRCIVLELVNTILTVKHKENDLKFQVKIYPLAQDNRDYIFNAYSLPTPKYTEEKEFQTRYGQTNKWELQFSYQWRTTIAFYVNQKDRFIDFRFVPAPAELQFYWYNITLSRIVSKEGTSLEDRHTVSSMGTNLTEMSFHDIEPGRYRVGVQPFDDKAKSFSECKCKNSFSVCVSCLKTLTRVIEIPVDNTPSAPIPSPALPLATKPKTSTTTSPLSLTTKHKNSAITTEVAIGEHTVSDKDAMAASVVVTSQQDNQTTNQLTVAFSIVGFLVLVLVAGICYKIYGQRSNESKLMDVCKYFYKRPSPNDGNGYESPTVAEKVPHTSVKQKGDVLNNERWMVKKKVAVIAADDNEFHTKVVESLATYLQSQDHCKVNYFPWNKTDDKLQWITTTADDVDFHVIVLSASACSQYDAFTNNRPIDTTDIFIPYLSKVLNQVLNHQKIIFVKFDYSSDLSMPNGLGSSFQLLDNFTGFLSHIHKHKPYEDQMKTLPFSKHLSETREGRDLMNAVDNVIKISRFQQSKMYGSRMDSGYKSHCEMNSVDEKEWRDSTQTNVINAIVQEQPVGVQYGQFVIDPDICSFKPVDDGDGLSLFTTITIAEGEAGDRIETSEEAELHFYRGQSCVHAGDAIPRRTAALGRLGDTSKHTRHISYANDKNGQQIKPNLNPTRQENELCRKQSESKNGSKDIENEAGAFIISGDNYVYPGTDFFLPPDPSINEDITTEYQFNMMDDINRGQLHYDLDNVSGKSV
- the LOC143059654 gene encoding uncharacterized protein LOC143059654 codes for the protein MSDWQSSLFGCFDDFGLCIITYFVPCYTFGKNAEAMGDSCLCCGLTYMFPIVHLVAAVSIRGRVRQEKGIVGGTCGDFFTVLFCPFCALVQEAIEVRGDRLLSMARE